Proteins from a genomic interval of Poecile atricapillus isolate bPoeAtr1 chromosome 1, bPoeAtr1.hap1, whole genome shotgun sequence:
- the CAPRIN1 gene encoding caprin-1 isoform X1 gives MPSATNSTMASSTTGSSTGKAGPGSEAAPAAAAPQAAAGVNITTVQTEAMKQILGVIDKKLRNLEKKKSKLDDYQERMNKGERLNQDQLDAVSKYQEVTNNLEFAKELQRSFMALSQDIQKTIKKTARREQLMREEAEQKRLKTVLELQFILEKLGDDEVRSDLKQGSNGVPVLTEEELTMLDEFYKLVYPERDMNIRLNEQYEQASVHLWDLLEGKEKPVCGTTYKALKEVVERILQTSYFDSTHNHQNGLCEEEEAAPAPAVEDTAAEAEPDPAEEFTEPTEVESTEVVNSLQQQTQATSPPVPEPHTLTAVAQADPLVRRQRVQDLMAQMQGPYNFMQDSMLEFENQTLDPAIVSAQPMNPAQSLDMPQMVCPPVHAESRLAQPTQVPVQPEATQVPLVSSTSEGYTASQPMYQPSHTAEQRPQKESIDQIQASMSLNADQTPSSSSLPTASQPQVFQAGSSKPLHSSGINVNAAPFQSMQTVFNMNAPVPPVNEPETLKQQNQYQASYNQSFSNQPHQVEQSDLQQEQLQTVVGTYHGSPDQSHQVAGNHQQPPQQNTGFPRNSQPYYNSRGVSRGGSRGARGLMNGYRGPANGFRGGYDGYRPSFSNTPNSGYTQPQFNAPRDYSNYQRDGYQQNFKRGSGQSGPRGAPRGRGGPPRPNRGMPQMNAQQVN, from the exons ATGCCCTCGGCTACCAACAGCACCATGGCGAGCAGCACCACCGGCAGCAGCACCGGCAAAGCAGGACCGGGCAGCGAGGCtgccccggcggcggcggccccgcaGGCGGCGGCGGGTGTGAACATCACCACAGTGCAGACCGAGGCCATGAAGCAGATCCTGGGGGTGATCGATAAGAAGCTGCGcaacctggagaagaaaaag agCAAACTTGATGATTATCAGGAACGAATGAACAAGGGAGAACGTCTGAATCAAGATCAACTg gatgcAGTGTCAAAATACCAGGAAGTGACAAATAATCTGGAATTTGCTAAGGAACTGCAGAGGAGTTTTATGGCTCTGAGCCAAGAT ATCCAGAAAACTATAAAGAAGACAGCTCGTAGGGAGCAGCTGATGCGAGAGGAGGCTGAGCAGAAGCGTTTAAAgactgtgctggagctgcagtttATTCTGGAAAAGTTGGGGGATGATGAAGTACGCAGCGACCTCAAACAAGGATCCAACGGGGTGCCAGTGCTGACAGAGGAGGAACTGACAATGCTGGATGAGTTTTATAAGCTTGTTTACCCTGAACGAGACATGAACATTAG gtTGAATGAGCAGTATGAGCAAGCATCTGTTCACCTGTGGGACTtgctggaagggaaggaaaaaccaGTTTGTGGAACAACCT ATAAGGCACTGAAGGAAGTTGTTGAACGGATTCTTCAGACCAGTTACTTTGACAGCACCCACAACCACCAGAATGGGCTGTGTGAAGAAGAGGAGGCAGCACCTGCACCTGCCGTAGAAGacactgcagcagaggctg aacCTGATCCAGCAGAAGAATTTACTGAACCAACTGAAGTTGAATCAACCGAG GTTGTAAATTCCCTGCAGCAACAGACACAGGCGACGTCTCCTCCCGTCCCAGAACCTCACACGCTCACTGCTGTGGCTCAGGCAGATCCCTTGGTCAGGAGACAGCGAGTACAGGACCTCATGGCACAGATGCAGGGCCCCTACAACTTCATGCAG gactCGATGCTGGAATTTGAGAACCAAACACTTGATCCTGCCATTGTATCTGCACAGCCCATGAACCCAGCACAGAGTTTGGACATGCCCCAAATGGTTTGCCCTCCAG TTCATGCTGAGTCAAGACTTGCCCAACCTACCCAAGTTCCTGTGCAACCAGAAGCTACACAG GTTCCCTTGGTTTCTTCTACAAGTGAGGGATATACAGCTTCCCAACCCATGTATCAGCCTTCTCACACAGCAGAGCAACGGCCACAGAAAGAATCAATTGACCAGATTCAG GCTTCCATGTCCTTGAATGCAGACCAGACTCCATCCTCATCATCACTTCCCACTGCATCCCAGCCACAGGTgttccaggctggctccagcaagCCTTTGCATAGCAGCGGAATCAATGTCAATGCAGCTCCATTCCAATCCATGCAAACA GTATTCAACATGAATGCACCTGTTCCTCCTGTGAATGAGCCAGAAACCCTTAAGCAGCAAAACCAGTACCAGGCCAGTTACAACCAGAGTTTCTCCAATCAACCTCACCAAGTAGAACAATCAGATCTCCAGCAAGAACAACTCCAGACAG TGGTTGGTACCTACCACGGTTCCCCAGACCAGAGTCACCAAGTGGCAGGAAACCACCAGCAGCCTCCACAGCAGAACACTggatttcccaggaacagccAGCCTTACTACAACAGCCgaggggtgtcccggggggGATCCCGCGGGGCCCGGGGCCTCATGAATGGTTACAGGGGCCCGGCAAATGGATTCAGAg GGGGATATGATGGCTACCGTCCTTCCTTTTCCAACACTCCAAACAGTGGCTACACACAGCCCCAGTTCAATGCTCCTCGAGATTACTCAAACTACCAGAGG GATGGGTATCAACAAAATTTCAAACGTGGCTCTGGACAAAGTGGACCTCGGGGAGCTCCTAGAG GTCGTGGAGGGCCCCCCAGACCAAACAGAGGGATGCCTCAGATGAACGCTCAGCAAGTGAATTAA
- the CAPRIN1 gene encoding caprin-1 isoform X3: MPSATNSTMASSTTGSSTGKAGPGSEAAPAAAAPQAAAGVNITTVQTEAMKQILGVIDKKLRNLEKKKSKLDDYQERMNKGERLNQDQLDAVSKYQEVTNNLEFAKELQRSFMALSQDIQKTIKKTARREQLMREEAEQKRLKTVLELQFILEKLGDDEVRSDLKQGSNGVPVLTEEELTMLDEFYKLVYPERDMNIRLNEQYEQASVHLWDLLEGKEKPVCGTTYKALKEVVERILQTSYFDSTHNHQNGLCEEEEAAPAPAVEDTAAEAEPDPAEEFTEPTEVESTEYVNRQFMAETQFSSSEKEQVDEWTVETVEVVNSLQQQTQATSPPVPEPHTLTAVAQADPLVRRQRVQDLMAQMQGPYNFMQDSMLEFENQTLDPAIVSAQPMNPAQSLDMPQMVCPPVHAESRLAQPTQVPVQPEATQVPLVSSTSEGYTASQPMYQPSHTAEQRPQKESIDQIQASMSLNADQTPSSSSLPTASQPQVFQAGSSKPLHSSGINVNAAPFQSMQTVFNMNAPVPPVNEPETLKQQNQYQASYNQSFSNQPHQVEQSDLQQEQLQTVVGTYHGSPDQSHQVAGNHQQPPQQNTGFPRNSQPYYNSRGVSRGGSRGARGLMNGYRGPANGFRGGYDGYRPSFSNTPNSGYTQPQFNAPRDYSNYQRDGYQQNFKRGSGQSGPRGAPRGRGGPPRPNRGMPQMNAQQVN, from the exons ATGCCCTCGGCTACCAACAGCACCATGGCGAGCAGCACCACCGGCAGCAGCACCGGCAAAGCAGGACCGGGCAGCGAGGCtgccccggcggcggcggccccgcaGGCGGCGGCGGGTGTGAACATCACCACAGTGCAGACCGAGGCCATGAAGCAGATCCTGGGGGTGATCGATAAGAAGCTGCGcaacctggagaagaaaaag agCAAACTTGATGATTATCAGGAACGAATGAACAAGGGAGAACGTCTGAATCAAGATCAACTg gatgcAGTGTCAAAATACCAGGAAGTGACAAATAATCTGGAATTTGCTAAGGAACTGCAGAGGAGTTTTATGGCTCTGAGCCAAGAT ATCCAGAAAACTATAAAGAAGACAGCTCGTAGGGAGCAGCTGATGCGAGAGGAGGCTGAGCAGAAGCGTTTAAAgactgtgctggagctgcagtttATTCTGGAAAAGTTGGGGGATGATGAAGTACGCAGCGACCTCAAACAAGGATCCAACGGGGTGCCAGTGCTGACAGAGGAGGAACTGACAATGCTGGATGAGTTTTATAAGCTTGTTTACCCTGAACGAGACATGAACATTAG gtTGAATGAGCAGTATGAGCAAGCATCTGTTCACCTGTGGGACTtgctggaagggaaggaaaaaccaGTTTGTGGAACAACCT ATAAGGCACTGAAGGAAGTTGTTGAACGGATTCTTCAGACCAGTTACTTTGACAGCACCCACAACCACCAGAATGGGCTGTGTGAAGAAGAGGAGGCAGCACCTGCACCTGCCGTAGAAGacactgcagcagaggctg aacCTGATCCAGCAGAAGAATTTACTGAACCAACTGAAGTTGAATCAACCGAG tatgtAAACAGACAATTCATGGCAGAGACTCAGTTCAGCAGTAGTGAGAAGGAACAGGTAGATGAGTGGACAGTTGAAACGGTTGAG GTTGTAAATTCCCTGCAGCAACAGACACAGGCGACGTCTCCTCCCGTCCCAGAACCTCACACGCTCACTGCTGTGGCTCAGGCAGATCCCTTGGTCAGGAGACAGCGAGTACAGGACCTCATGGCACAGATGCAGGGCCCCTACAACTTCATGCAG gactCGATGCTGGAATTTGAGAACCAAACACTTGATCCTGCCATTGTATCTGCACAGCCCATGAACCCAGCACAGAGTTTGGACATGCCCCAAATGGTTTGCCCTCCAG TTCATGCTGAGTCAAGACTTGCCCAACCTACCCAAGTTCCTGTGCAACCAGAAGCTACACAG GTTCCCTTGGTTTCTTCTACAAGTGAGGGATATACAGCTTCCCAACCCATGTATCAGCCTTCTCACACAGCAGAGCAACGGCCACAGAAAGAATCAATTGACCAGATTCAG GCTTCCATGTCCTTGAATGCAGACCAGACTCCATCCTCATCATCACTTCCCACTGCATCCCAGCCACAGGTgttccaggctggctccagcaagCCTTTGCATAGCAGCGGAATCAATGTCAATGCAGCTCCATTCCAATCCATGCAAACA GTATTCAACATGAATGCACCTGTTCCTCCTGTGAATGAGCCAGAAACCCTTAAGCAGCAAAACCAGTACCAGGCCAGTTACAACCAGAGTTTCTCCAATCAACCTCACCAAGTAGAACAATCAGATCTCCAGCAAGAACAACTCCAGACAG TGGTTGGTACCTACCACGGTTCCCCAGACCAGAGTCACCAAGTGGCAGGAAACCACCAGCAGCCTCCACAGCAGAACACTggatttcccaggaacagccAGCCTTACTACAACAGCCgaggggtgtcccggggggGATCCCGCGGGGCCCGGGGCCTCATGAATGGTTACAGGGGCCCGGCAAATGGATTCAGAg GGGGATATGATGGCTACCGTCCTTCCTTTTCCAACACTCCAAACAGTGGCTACACACAGCCCCAGTTCAATGCTCCTCGAGATTACTCAAACTACCAGAGG GATGGGTATCAACAAAATTTCAAACGTGGCTCTGGACAAAGTGGACCTCGGGGAGCTCCTAGAG GTCGTGGAGGGCCCCCCAGACCAAACAGAGGGATGCCTCAGATGAACGCTCAGCAAGTGAATTAA
- the CAPRIN1 gene encoding caprin-1 isoform X2 produces the protein MPSATNSTMASSTTGSSTGKAGPGSEAAPAAAAPQAAAGVNITTVQTEAMKQILGVIDKKLRNLEKKKSKLDDYQERMNKGERLNQDQLDAVSKYQEVTNNLEFAKELQRSFMALSQDIQKTIKKTARREQLMREEAEQKRLKTVLELQFILEKLGDDEVRSDLKQGSNGVPVLTEEELTMLDEFYKLVYPERDMNIRLNEQYEQASVHLWDLLEGKEKPVCGTTYKALKEVVERILQTSYFDSTHNHQNGLCEEEEAAPAPAVEDTAAEAEPDPAEEFTEPTEVESTEYVNRQFMAETQFSSSEKEQVDEWTVETVEVVNSLQQQTQATSPPVPEPHTLTAVAQADPLVRRQRVQDLMAQMQGPYNFMQDSMLEFENQTLDPAIVSAQPMNPAQSLDMPQMVCPPVHAESRLAQPTQVPVQPEATQASMSLNADQTPSSSSLPTASQPQVFQAGSSKPLHSSGINVNAAPFQSMQTVFNMNAPVPPVNEPETLKQQNQYQASYNQSFSNQPHQVEQSDLQQEQLQTVVGTYHGSPDQSHQVAGNHQQPPQQNTGFPRNSQPYYNSRGVSRGGSRGARGLMNGYRGPANGFRGGYDGYRPSFSNTPNSGYTQPQFNAPRDYSNYQRDGYQQNFKRGSGQSGPRGAPRGRGGPPRPNRGMPQMNAQQVN, from the exons ATGCCCTCGGCTACCAACAGCACCATGGCGAGCAGCACCACCGGCAGCAGCACCGGCAAAGCAGGACCGGGCAGCGAGGCtgccccggcggcggcggccccgcaGGCGGCGGCGGGTGTGAACATCACCACAGTGCAGACCGAGGCCATGAAGCAGATCCTGGGGGTGATCGATAAGAAGCTGCGcaacctggagaagaaaaag agCAAACTTGATGATTATCAGGAACGAATGAACAAGGGAGAACGTCTGAATCAAGATCAACTg gatgcAGTGTCAAAATACCAGGAAGTGACAAATAATCTGGAATTTGCTAAGGAACTGCAGAGGAGTTTTATGGCTCTGAGCCAAGAT ATCCAGAAAACTATAAAGAAGACAGCTCGTAGGGAGCAGCTGATGCGAGAGGAGGCTGAGCAGAAGCGTTTAAAgactgtgctggagctgcagtttATTCTGGAAAAGTTGGGGGATGATGAAGTACGCAGCGACCTCAAACAAGGATCCAACGGGGTGCCAGTGCTGACAGAGGAGGAACTGACAATGCTGGATGAGTTTTATAAGCTTGTTTACCCTGAACGAGACATGAACATTAG gtTGAATGAGCAGTATGAGCAAGCATCTGTTCACCTGTGGGACTtgctggaagggaaggaaaaaccaGTTTGTGGAACAACCT ATAAGGCACTGAAGGAAGTTGTTGAACGGATTCTTCAGACCAGTTACTTTGACAGCACCCACAACCACCAGAATGGGCTGTGTGAAGAAGAGGAGGCAGCACCTGCACCTGCCGTAGAAGacactgcagcagaggctg aacCTGATCCAGCAGAAGAATTTACTGAACCAACTGAAGTTGAATCAACCGAG tatgtAAACAGACAATTCATGGCAGAGACTCAGTTCAGCAGTAGTGAGAAGGAACAGGTAGATGAGTGGACAGTTGAAACGGTTGAG GTTGTAAATTCCCTGCAGCAACAGACACAGGCGACGTCTCCTCCCGTCCCAGAACCTCACACGCTCACTGCTGTGGCTCAGGCAGATCCCTTGGTCAGGAGACAGCGAGTACAGGACCTCATGGCACAGATGCAGGGCCCCTACAACTTCATGCAG gactCGATGCTGGAATTTGAGAACCAAACACTTGATCCTGCCATTGTATCTGCACAGCCCATGAACCCAGCACAGAGTTTGGACATGCCCCAAATGGTTTGCCCTCCAG TTCATGCTGAGTCAAGACTTGCCCAACCTACCCAAGTTCCTGTGCAACCAGAAGCTACACAG GCTTCCATGTCCTTGAATGCAGACCAGACTCCATCCTCATCATCACTTCCCACTGCATCCCAGCCACAGGTgttccaggctggctccagcaagCCTTTGCATAGCAGCGGAATCAATGTCAATGCAGCTCCATTCCAATCCATGCAAACA GTATTCAACATGAATGCACCTGTTCCTCCTGTGAATGAGCCAGAAACCCTTAAGCAGCAAAACCAGTACCAGGCCAGTTACAACCAGAGTTTCTCCAATCAACCTCACCAAGTAGAACAATCAGATCTCCAGCAAGAACAACTCCAGACAG TGGTTGGTACCTACCACGGTTCCCCAGACCAGAGTCACCAAGTGGCAGGAAACCACCAGCAGCCTCCACAGCAGAACACTggatttcccaggaacagccAGCCTTACTACAACAGCCgaggggtgtcccggggggGATCCCGCGGGGCCCGGGGCCTCATGAATGGTTACAGGGGCCCGGCAAATGGATTCAGAg GGGGATATGATGGCTACCGTCCTTCCTTTTCCAACACTCCAAACAGTGGCTACACACAGCCCCAGTTCAATGCTCCTCGAGATTACTCAAACTACCAGAGG GATGGGTATCAACAAAATTTCAAACGTGGCTCTGGACAAAGTGGACCTCGGGGAGCTCCTAGAG GTCGTGGAGGGCCCCCCAGACCAAACAGAGGGATGCCTCAGATGAACGCTCAGCAAGTGAATTAA